In Phaseolus vulgaris cultivar G19833 chromosome 10, P. vulgaris v2.0, whole genome shotgun sequence, a single genomic region encodes these proteins:
- the LOC137812500 gene encoding disease resistance protein RUN1-like isoform X1 gives MELKSSSSKLPRMYDVVINFNGEDIQRKFVSHLDSALSAVGFTTFLHHPNALNPIHFQQPILNLSRVAMVVFTKSYSQSAWCLHQLQQIIKWHQTYCRHVLPVYYEIQPSDVRLQMGDFGEAFKATAQQTFSGQQLEHGMWRWSYALTKAANLFGWDESNYRSDAELVDKIVKTILNLPLLSATKFPVGLQSRVEDVIRTIKNKSTQVFTIAICGMEGSGKTTIAKAIYHQIHGSFQEKSFIEDIAQVSRTRGDVHLQGQLLSDFLKTKVEIDSVEMGTSMIRERLAGKRVLIVLDDVNLYCPLLLDLWESRAWFGEGTVIIITTIDEDLLRIHQVDSVIRIKLMNANESLELLSWHAFREAKPKEEYHFLAERVVTYCGGLSLALEVIGTYLHERTKKEWTTVLLRLDNISQHDLQRKLKISFDGLRNEIVKDLFLDVCCFFVGKGRAYVTKILSRCGADADSGIRLLIERSLIQVKNNNKLGMHSLLREMGREIIREISRQDSGKNSRRWIDEDAGYVLTDTTGTEAIDGLFVKLRSSKSRLLRQDQIQLAGNYVHRYKNLRWISLHGFSSEYLPNHFYLHDAVAIDLKHSLLQFVWKEAKVLRWLKVLNLSHSVYLTETPDFSGLPSLEQIILKDCPRLREVHQSIGCLCNLILLNLKDCTSLNTLPREIYKLKSLNTLILSGCSKIEILEKDIVQMESLITLISENITVKQVPFSIVSSKCIGYISPREFEGLSHNIFSSIIRSWMSPTINPLSYIHFCTDMEDNSWDDIAPLLSSLANLRSVLVLCDSQFQLSKQVETILIDYGLSTTESGISKEHLRSSVIGLGRYNEFFNTASNSISEASRSSDSSEVSLPGDNDPYWLSHKGEGHSVSFTVAGDREMKGMALWVVYFSNHEIIEPECLDSVLIVNYTKCTCLIHNRWTVISFNDEDWHGIMSNLGYGDKVEIFVTFGYGSVVKNTAVYLIYGESNDFEREPTKEKFPH, from the exons ATGGAATTGAAGTCTTCATCATCCAAACTCCCACGGATGTACGATGTGGTCATAAACTTTAATGGAGAAGACATTCAAAGGAAATTTGTTTCTCATCTCGATTCTGCCCTCTCTGCTGTTGGCTTCACCACTTTCCTTCACCACCCCAATGCTCTCAACCCAATTCACTTCCAACAACCTATTCTCAATCTCTCTCGTGTAGCCATGGTTGTTTTCACCAAATCCTATTCTCAATCTGCTTGGTGTCTTCATCAGCTTCAACAAATCATCAAATGGCACCAAACTTATTGCCGGCATGTTCTGCCCGTTTATTACGAAATCCAGCCATCTGATGTTCGTCTTCAGATGGGTGATTTTGGTGAAGCCTTCAAAGCAACTGCTCAGCAAACATTCTCAGGACAACAACTGGAGCATGGCATGTGGAGGTGGAGCTACGCACTCACCAAAGCTGCAAATTTATTTGGATGGGATGAGAGCAATTACAG GAGTGATGCTGAACTAGTGGACAAAATTGTTAAGACCATTCTTAATTTACCACTCTTGTCTGCTACTAAATTTCCAGTTGGTTTACAATCCCGTGTGGAAGATGTGATTCGAACCATCAAAAATAAATCCACGCAAGTTTTTACGATAGCGATATGTGGAATGGAAGGATCTGGTAAAACCACCATTGCCAAAGCCATCTACCATCAAATTCATGGTTCATTCCAGGAGAAAAGTTTCATCGAAGATATTGCACAAGTTAGTCGAACGAGAGGGGATGTTCATTTACAAGGACAACTTCTTTCAGATTTCTTAAAAACAAAGGTGGAGATAGATAGCGTTGAGATGGGAACAAGTATGATTAGGGAAAGACTTGCTGGGAAAAGAGTGCTCATTGTACTTGACGATGTGAATCTCTATTGTCCCTTATTATTAGACCTATGGGAAAGTCGTGCATGGTTCGGTGAAGGAACTGTAATAATCATTACAACCATAGATGAAGACCTACTCAGGATACATCAAGTTGATTCTGTTATTCGTATAAAGCTAATGAACGCAAACGAGTCCCTTGAGCTTCTTAGTTGGCACGCATTTAGAGAAGCAAAACCAAAAGAAGAATATCATTTCCTTGCAGAAAGAGTTGTTACTTATTGTGGAGGACTATCTCTAGCTCTTGAAGTCATTGGAACTTATTTACATGAAAGGACGAAAAAAGAATGGACTACAGTATTGTTACGATTAGACAATATTTCCCAGCACGATCTTCAACGGAAATTGAAAATAAGCTTCGACGGTTTACGCAATGAAATTGTAAAAGATTTATTCCTTGATGTATGTTGTTTCTTTGTTGGTAAAGGCAGAGCTTATGTTACCAAGATCTTAAGTAGGTGTGGAGCAGACGCTGATAGTGGAATAAGACTTCTCATAGAGCGTAGCCTCATACAAgttaaaaacaacaacaaattagGAATGCATTCTTTGCTACGAGAAATGGGAAGAGAAATTATTCGTGAAATTTCAAGACAGGATTCTGGGAAGAACAGTCGACGCTGGATTGATGAGGATGCGGGATATGTATTGACAGATACCACA GGTACAGAAGCCATTGACGGATTGTTTGTGAAACTGCGTTCTTCCAAATCAAGACTGCTGCGACAAGATCAAATACAACTTGCTGGAAATTATGTTCATCGTTATAAGAATCTGAGATGGATCAGTTTGCACGGGTTTTCTTCAGAATACCTACCTAACCACTTTTATCTGCATGATGCAGTAGCCATTGATTTAAAACACAGTCTTCTTCAATTCGTCTGGAAAGAAGCCAAG GTTTTGAGGTGGCTAAAAGTCCTTAATCTTAGTCACTCCGTGTACTTGACTGAAACCCCCGACTTTTCTGGATTACCAAGTCTTGAACAGATCATTCTGAAAGATTGTCCAAGATTGCGCGAAGTACACCAATCTATTGGATGTCTCTGCAATCTTATACTGCTAAATTTGAAGGACTGTACAAGTCTAAACACTCTCCCCAGAGAGATATATAAGTTGAAATCTTTAAATACTCTCATTCTCTCTGGTTGTTCCAAGATTGAAATATTAGAAAAAGATATAGTGCAAATGGAATCCTTGATAACACTAATTTCTGAAAATATAACTGTTAAACAAGTGCCTTTTTCAATTGTAAGCTCAAAATGCATTGGATATATATCTCCACGTGAATTTGAGGGATTGTCACATAATATTTTCTCTTCTATCATTCGGTCTTGGATGTCACCAACTATTAATCCCCTATCTTATATTCATTTTTGCACGGATATGGAAGATAATAGTTGGGATGATATTGCGCCATTGCTTAGCAGCCTTGCAAATCTTCGAAGTGTTTTGGTGCTATGTGACTCTCAGTTTCAACTATCTAAGCAAGTAGAAACTATTCTGATCGATTATGGTCTAAGTACTACAGAATCAGGAATTTCAAAGGAGCACTTAAGATCTTCTGTGATTGGTCTTGGAAGATACAATGAATTCTTCAATACTGCCAGCAATAGCATATCAGAG GCTTCGAGAAGCAGTGATTCTAGTGAAGTTTCTCTCCCGGGTGACAACGATCCTTATTGGTTGAGCCATAAAGGTGAGGGACATTCtgtttctttcactgtagctGGAGATCGTGAAATGAAGGGAATGGCTTTGTGGGTTGTTTATTTCTCAAATCATGAAATCATTGAACCTGAATGTCTTGATAGTGTCTTAATTGTTAATTACACAAAGTGCACATGCCTGATACACAATCGATGGACCGTAATTTCCTTTAATGATGAAGATTGGCATGGGATAATGTCAAATTTAGGATATGGAGACAAGGTAGAGATTTTTGTGACTTTTGGTTATGGATCGGTGGTGAAGAACACAGCTGTCTATTTGATATACGGTGAATCAAATGACTTTGAAAGAGAGCCCACCAAAGAAAAATTCCCTCATTAG
- the LOC137812500 gene encoding disease resistance protein RUN1-like isoform X2, whose product MFCPFITKSSHLMFVFRWVILVKPSKQLLSKHSQDNNWSMACGGGATHSPKLQIYLDGMRAITVGLQSRVEDVIRTIKNKSTQVFTIAICGMEGSGKTTIAKAIYHQIHGSFQEKSFIEDIAQVSRTRGDVHLQGQLLSDFLKTKVEIDSVEMGTSMIRERLAGKRVLIVLDDVNLYCPLLLDLWESRAWFGEGTVIIITTIDEDLLRIHQVDSVIRIKLMNANESLELLSWHAFREAKPKEEYHFLAERVVTYCGGLSLALEVIGTYLHERTKKEWTTVLLRLDNISQHDLQRKLKISFDGLRNEIVKDLFLDVCCFFVGKGRAYVTKILSRCGADADSGIRLLIERSLIQVKNNNKLGMHSLLREMGREIIREISRQDSGKNSRRWIDEDAGYVLTDTTGTEAIDGLFVKLRSSKSRLLRQDQIQLAGNYVHRYKNLRWISLHGFSSEYLPNHFYLHDAVAIDLKHSLLQFVWKEAKVLRWLKVLNLSHSVYLTETPDFSGLPSLEQIILKDCPRLREVHQSIGCLCNLILLNLKDCTSLNTLPREIYKLKSLNTLILSGCSKIEILEKDIVQMESLITLISENITVKQVPFSIVSSKCIGYISPREFEGLSHNIFSSIIRSWMSPTINPLSYIHFCTDMEDNSWDDIAPLLSSLANLRSVLVLCDSQFQLSKQVETILIDYGLSTTESGISKEHLRSSVIGLGRYNEFFNTASNSISEASRSSDSSEVSLPGDNDPYWLSHKGEGHSVSFTVAGDREMKGMALWVVYFSNHEIIEPECLDSVLIVNYTKCTCLIHNRWTVISFNDEDWHGIMSNLGYGDKVEIFVTFGYGSVVKNTAVYLIYGESNDFEREPTKEKFPH is encoded by the exons ATGTTCTGCCCGTTTATTACGAAATCCAGCCATCTGATGTTCGTCTTCAGATGGGTGATTTTGGTGAAGCCTTCAAAGCAACTGCTCAGCAAACATTCTCAGGACAACAACTGGAGCATGGCATGTGGAGGTGGAGCTACGCACTCACCAAAGCTGCAAATTTATTTGGATGGGATGAGAGCAATTACAG TTGGTTTACAATCCCGTGTGGAAGATGTGATTCGAACCATCAAAAATAAATCCACGCAAGTTTTTACGATAGCGATATGTGGAATGGAAGGATCTGGTAAAACCACCATTGCCAAAGCCATCTACCATCAAATTCATGGTTCATTCCAGGAGAAAAGTTTCATCGAAGATATTGCACAAGTTAGTCGAACGAGAGGGGATGTTCATTTACAAGGACAACTTCTTTCAGATTTCTTAAAAACAAAGGTGGAGATAGATAGCGTTGAGATGGGAACAAGTATGATTAGGGAAAGACTTGCTGGGAAAAGAGTGCTCATTGTACTTGACGATGTGAATCTCTATTGTCCCTTATTATTAGACCTATGGGAAAGTCGTGCATGGTTCGGTGAAGGAACTGTAATAATCATTACAACCATAGATGAAGACCTACTCAGGATACATCAAGTTGATTCTGTTATTCGTATAAAGCTAATGAACGCAAACGAGTCCCTTGAGCTTCTTAGTTGGCACGCATTTAGAGAAGCAAAACCAAAAGAAGAATATCATTTCCTTGCAGAAAGAGTTGTTACTTATTGTGGAGGACTATCTCTAGCTCTTGAAGTCATTGGAACTTATTTACATGAAAGGACGAAAAAAGAATGGACTACAGTATTGTTACGATTAGACAATATTTCCCAGCACGATCTTCAACGGAAATTGAAAATAAGCTTCGACGGTTTACGCAATGAAATTGTAAAAGATTTATTCCTTGATGTATGTTGTTTCTTTGTTGGTAAAGGCAGAGCTTATGTTACCAAGATCTTAAGTAGGTGTGGAGCAGACGCTGATAGTGGAATAAGACTTCTCATAGAGCGTAGCCTCATACAAgttaaaaacaacaacaaattagGAATGCATTCTTTGCTACGAGAAATGGGAAGAGAAATTATTCGTGAAATTTCAAGACAGGATTCTGGGAAGAACAGTCGACGCTGGATTGATGAGGATGCGGGATATGTATTGACAGATACCACA GGTACAGAAGCCATTGACGGATTGTTTGTGAAACTGCGTTCTTCCAAATCAAGACTGCTGCGACAAGATCAAATACAACTTGCTGGAAATTATGTTCATCGTTATAAGAATCTGAGATGGATCAGTTTGCACGGGTTTTCTTCAGAATACCTACCTAACCACTTTTATCTGCATGATGCAGTAGCCATTGATTTAAAACACAGTCTTCTTCAATTCGTCTGGAAAGAAGCCAAG GTTTTGAGGTGGCTAAAAGTCCTTAATCTTAGTCACTCCGTGTACTTGACTGAAACCCCCGACTTTTCTGGATTACCAAGTCTTGAACAGATCATTCTGAAAGATTGTCCAAGATTGCGCGAAGTACACCAATCTATTGGATGTCTCTGCAATCTTATACTGCTAAATTTGAAGGACTGTACAAGTCTAAACACTCTCCCCAGAGAGATATATAAGTTGAAATCTTTAAATACTCTCATTCTCTCTGGTTGTTCCAAGATTGAAATATTAGAAAAAGATATAGTGCAAATGGAATCCTTGATAACACTAATTTCTGAAAATATAACTGTTAAACAAGTGCCTTTTTCAATTGTAAGCTCAAAATGCATTGGATATATATCTCCACGTGAATTTGAGGGATTGTCACATAATATTTTCTCTTCTATCATTCGGTCTTGGATGTCACCAACTATTAATCCCCTATCTTATATTCATTTTTGCACGGATATGGAAGATAATAGTTGGGATGATATTGCGCCATTGCTTAGCAGCCTTGCAAATCTTCGAAGTGTTTTGGTGCTATGTGACTCTCAGTTTCAACTATCTAAGCAAGTAGAAACTATTCTGATCGATTATGGTCTAAGTACTACAGAATCAGGAATTTCAAAGGAGCACTTAAGATCTTCTGTGATTGGTCTTGGAAGATACAATGAATTCTTCAATACTGCCAGCAATAGCATATCAGAG GCTTCGAGAAGCAGTGATTCTAGTGAAGTTTCTCTCCCGGGTGACAACGATCCTTATTGGTTGAGCCATAAAGGTGAGGGACATTCtgtttctttcactgtagctGGAGATCGTGAAATGAAGGGAATGGCTTTGTGGGTTGTTTATTTCTCAAATCATGAAATCATTGAACCTGAATGTCTTGATAGTGTCTTAATTGTTAATTACACAAAGTGCACATGCCTGATACACAATCGATGGACCGTAATTTCCTTTAATGATGAAGATTGGCATGGGATAATGTCAAATTTAGGATATGGAGACAAGGTAGAGATTTTTGTGACTTTTGGTTATGGATCGGTGGTGAAGAACACAGCTGTCTATTTGATATACGGTGAATCAAATGACTTTGAAAGAGAGCCCACCAAAGAAAAATTCCCTCATTAG